The following are encoded together in the Ursus arctos isolate Adak ecotype North America unplaced genomic scaffold, UrsArc2.0 scaffold_48, whole genome shotgun sequence genome:
- the LOC130542711 gene encoding ral guanine nucleotide dissociation stimulator-like gives MLRLREGTMERFVQSLVPSFPDGSISTTSTIFCMYEMFTSATQVLGQQFSRTLSPFLGTWPDQNLQAIYQSLGRDHVEIKVAYVHGAMVLKWHAWDLTNHVPLLLMQRELLALTEAEVEVPAPGLLPAAEPGTGPPIELEATPALCQLSPAVSEPASPLSAVPELQPVLPSSACVPGAEQQSAGPPFLLESFTQATATEPTAAPEASCHRWVTPKNQLGEEKPDLLDFPPRLVAEQLTYMDAELFKKLLPHQCLGSVWSKRNKPGNEHLAPTVRATVAQFNGVAKCVITTCLGNPSMTARDRAMVVEHWIKVAKACQTLRNYSSLHAILSALQSVSIHRLENTWGKVSRKPLRIFQKLCSKDSAQGRNLLIKERPSNRFATLVMALRGAQKRMQKKVSVPEAQGLQSQRRRRAPP, from the exons atgctgaggctccgagaaggcacaatggagcgtttcgtacagtccctggtgccatccttcccagatgggagcatctcaaccacctcaacgatcttctgcatgtacgagatgttcacttcagccacacaggtcctgggccagcagttcagtcg caccctgtctcccttcttgggtacctggcctgaccagaatttgcaggctatctatcagtccctgggccgtgaccatgtcgagatcaaggtggcctatgtgcatggggccatggttctgaagtggcatgcctgggacctgacaaaccatgtcccccttctcctgatgcagcgggaacttctggcgctcactgaggcagaggtggagg tgccagctccagggctccttccagcggcagagccaggaacagggcctcctatagagctagaggcgaccccggctctgtgtcaactgtcacctgcggtgtcagagccagcctcccctctgtcagctgttccagaactgcaacccgtgctcccatcttctgcatgtgtgccgggtgctgagcagcagtcagctggaccaccctttttgctggaaagtttcactcaagcaacagccacagagcccaccgcggccccagaggcttcctgccaccgctgGGTCAcaccaaagaaccagctgggtgaggagaagcccgacctcctggacttccctcccaggctggtggcagagcagctcacgtatatggatgcg gagctgttcaagaagctgctgccccatcagtgcctgggctccgtctggtccaagcgcaacaagcctggcaatgagcacctggcacccacagtccgggccactgtcgcccagttcaatggtgtggccaagtgtgtcatcaccacctgccttggcaacccgagcatgacagcccgggacagggccatggtggtggagcactggatcaaggtggccaag gcctgtcaaaccctgaggaactactcgtccttacatgccatcctctcggctctacagagtgtctccattcaccgcctcgagaacacgtgggggaaggtttccag gaagccattgaggatctttcaaaagctgtgcagcaaggacagcgcacagggcaggaacctgctcatcaag gagcgaccatccaatagatttgccaccctggtgatggccctccggggagcccagaagaggatgcagaagaaggtgagtgtgcctgaggcccagggcctccaaagtcagaggaggaggagggctcctccctga